In Triticum aestivum cultivar Chinese Spring chromosome 5B, IWGSC CS RefSeq v2.1, whole genome shotgun sequence, the following proteins share a genomic window:
- the LOC123111902 gene encoding uncharacterized protein: MSATQPHRHPEVTQRRPALDTIFRDSTTAGSYSGTADGDLSGWVTMTAAGARALTRLLVSGSRLIVGCSVLAYGSAATTSVSAVSSLEERESGLRVSPMRPRRGCQTPWRCQRCTGRWCFLESQCLHLSSTCC, translated from the exons ATGTCGGCCACTCAGCCTCATCGGCATCCCGAGGTGACACAACGACGGCCGGCGCTCGACACCATCTTTCGCGACTCGACGACAGCCGGCTCATATAGCGGTACAGCGGACGGCGACCTCAGCGGGTGGGTGACGATGACTGCAGCTGGTGCACGAGCTCTCACTCGGCTCCTCGTCTCAG GGTCCAGACTGATAGTTGGATGCTCTGTGCTAGCGTATGGAAGTGCTGCAACCACTTCTGTTTCGGCTGTGAG TTCACTGGAGGAGAGAGAGTCTGGCTTGCGAGTTTCGCCGATGCGGCCACGGCGGGGATGCCAAACTCCGTGGAGATGCCAAAGATGTACTGGGAGGTGGTGCTTCCTGGAATCCCAATGCCTCCACCTATCATCAACCTGCTGTTAG